In Leptospira wolffii serovar Khorat str. Khorat-H2, the sequence TAAGAAAAATACTAGAGACATATCCGAATACTTTAGCTAAAGGAATATTTATAGATTTAGCATTACACTTTGAAAGAATATTTTTTGCTCAATCTTGGTCTATGAATGGTGAGAGCGAAGCAATGTGGAATTCTTATAGCTCTAATAACCAAGCCATTAGAATTGCTGTTTCCGAATATAAAATCAGAGAAATAAAAAGTGTAAATCTGTTATATGTGGATTATCAAAGTGAAATCAATTTAAATGCAGAATTGAATAAAATAGGGATTAGTAAAAATAGGACTGATTTTGAGAAAATATATACGCTAAAACGTATGCCATTTTCTTATGAACAAGAAGTTCGTTTAATATTTAAAAAATCCGAAGTTATCAATGAAGGAAGTCCAGCGGAAATAAAATTATTTAAAAGTGCGTTTGGCGGGCACTGAACACGAACACTTATTGAAAAGTTTTAGCCCAGATTGGCATAAGGTTGATATATCGTATATTGAAAGTTTTATTGAGAATGTTCAAACTCACCCAAAGTCAGATGATACTTTTAATAGAAAAATAAAGGAATATTGTGATTCCAATAATCTTAAGTTTATCGGAAAGTACGATCTTTACGAACCGATTGTATAAGTCCCCAGCACTTCGCCTAAGTTACGGCTCTGACGCTACGCTTCGAGATTGCTTACGCAACTCTCGCTCGGCCTTCGGCACATTGGCTCAGTCACTCGAATTGCAAAGCAATTCTCATGCCTGTCTTCGCTTCGCTCAGCTCGCCAACGTCGTCAAGCCTTGGCCGTTAGGCGAAATATACAGGAATATAAATGAGGAACGATTTTTCTCAAACTATTAAAAAGAAGCTATCCGATCGCGCTGGGAACAAATGCTCAAATCCGGAATGCCGAAGAGCAACTGTCGGTCCGGCAAGTGAAAACGATAAAATAATCAATATCGGCGTCGCTAGCCATATAACCGCAGCATCACCAGGTGGGCCGAGATTCGACAAAACTCTCACTGAACTAGAAAGATCCAGTTATAAAAATGGCATCTGGCTATGCCAGAATTGCGCAAAGATTATTGATAGCGACTTAGACAAACACACAGTTGAACTAATACAAAGTTGGAAGCAGGGTGCCGAAGATGAGGCGTCAGAATATGTGAATGGTCGATTAAGCAATGTTAACGCGTTAAAGAAAGACATAATTGAATTTAGTCTTATAAGACTTGATTCATCGTTAAAAGGATGGAAAGAGACAGATGAGCTTATTGATAACTATCCGAAGATTTATCCCGAATTTCATCAAGTTTTTCGACGTTATGAATTTGCCGATATTGATCCTATATTCGATATATCTTTAATTAACAACATAGATAATGGAATTACTATATCTTCAATCGGTGTCATAATTGATTGTACAATATCTCATATTGCAGGATTTGGTGAAAGTGAAGCTTATGAGCTCGATATAAAGGCAAGTTATTCTGTAGATATCGGTTCGGTTGATGACAAAATATATACTCTATTGGAAGATCAAAAAATCATCCCGAAAAGTATCAAGGTAGATTGATCAAAATCTTAGACCACGAGAATCTGCCCGATGAATATCGAGGTTCGATCCAGCGGATTGCTTCTAATCTTAATATTAAATTTTCAACGAGTTTACAAAAACCTATGTACATTAACGGAAACTCAGCAGTAAGAATAACTTTGCAGCTGAAGAACTATAATATTTGGCATGAGGGAATACTTCACCTATTTATTAAGACTAACAAAGGCTATTACTATTCGAAACCCGTATTAATTGATTTAATGCCTGGAGACCCTGCATACTTCGCCTAACTGTCGGTGCTTCCGCTACGCTTCGAGATCGCTGCGCGACTCTCGCTTGGCCTGCGGCACATTTTGCATTGTCACTTCGTTTGCAGGGCAAACTCGCGCCAACGCAAAACGTCGGAACACCTTGGTCGTTAAGCGAAAT encodes:
- a CDS encoding DUF2971 domain-containing protein; translated protein: MKNRYLYRYISFEKFDDLVQTKSLHFVRPEVWEDKHEGYIFQKLKTTSGQNEIRKILETYPNTLAKGIFIDLALHFERIFFAQSWSMNGESEAMWNSYSSNNQAIRIAVSEYKIREIKSVNLLYVDYQSEINLNAELNKIGISKNRTDFEKIYTLKRMPFSYEQEVRLIFKKSEVINEGSPAEIKLFKSAFGGH